One Pieris napi chromosome Z, ilPieNapi1.2, whole genome shotgun sequence DNA window includes the following coding sequences:
- the LOC125062377 gene encoding galactosylgalactosylxylosylprotein 3-beta-glucuronosyltransferase S-like — protein sequence MIILYLAIISFLNSILYVLYNNCKMRYWKVFKNIFVMGFIVSVMWLMFSWSSMEFIRYASMDPRSIPITVKNKLCHVNNNDERVFLNNSSDLKMIYYVTPTYPRPEQVPELTRLAHTLMHVPKIHWIVADDQSLCSKDVADILRRTGLPYTHISSPKPYIYKGTNFPRGVANRRAALSWLQENAVEGVLYFGDDDNTIDLQLFDEIRLTKKVSMFPVGLIGDYGVSSPIVKDGKVVGFFDSWPGSRMFAVDMAGFAVNIEFLKPSANMPYIAGHEEDRFLVSLGLKLEDIEPLAANCSKVLVWHTKTVKYKKPTLRVDIKKLEDVTAYKYFVNLLKETSRLGMASISNSNGTKPYITRNRKSYETVAELH from the exons ATGATCATATTATACTTAGCAATAATTTCATTCTTAAATTCAATCCTTTATGTTCTTTATAATAACTGTAAAATGAGATATTGGaaagtctttaaaaatatttttgtaatgggTTTTATAGTAAGTGTTATGTGGCTTATGTTTTCATGGAGCAGTATGGAGTTTATcag atatGCATCAATGGATCCTAGAAGTATTCCAAtaactgttaaaaataaattatgtcatGTGAATAACAATGATGAAAgagtgtttttaaataatagttcaGATTTAAAGATGATATACTATGTAACACCAACTTACCCAAGACCAGAACAAGTGCCAGAGTTGACAAGACTTGCTCATACCTTGATGCATGTACCAAAAATTCATTGGATAGTAGCAGATGATCAATCATTATGTTCAAAAGATGTTGCTGATATTCTTAG ACGTACTGGCCTGCCATACACACACATATCTAGTCCTAAGCCATACATATATAAAGGAACAAACTTCCCTCGTGGAGTTGCAAATCGACGAGCAGCACTCTCCTGGCTTCAAGAAAATGCTGTTGAAGGAGTTCTTTACTTTGGAGATGATGATAATACTATTGATTTGCAATTATTTGATGAAATCAGACTTACTAAAAAAGTATCCATGTTTCCTGTAGGCCTGATAGGAGATTATGGTGTTTCTTCACCCATTGTCAAGGATGGAAAG GTGGTGGGGTTTTTTGATTCATGGCCTGGTTCAAGAATGTTTGCAGTAGATATGGCTGGGTTTGCTGTGAACATTGAGTTTCTAAAGCCCTCTGCTAACATGCCATACATTGCCGGCCATGAAGAGGACAGATTTTTGGTTAGTTTAGGCTTAAAATTGGAAGACATTGAACCTCTTGCTGCTAATTGCTCGAAAGTACTTGTCTGGCATACAAAgacagttaaatataaaaagccaACATTACGTGTTGATATTAAGAAGTTAGAGGATGTTActgcttataaatattttgttaatcttCTTAAAGAAACTAGTAGGCTAGGTATGGCAAGCATAAGTAATAGCAATGGCACTAAGCCGTACATAACAAGAAATAGGAAGTCCTATGAAACTGTAGCTGAATTACACTAA
- the LOC125062378 gene encoding L-galactose dehydrogenase-like produces the protein MKYNELGATGLKVSHVSCGGAAFSNIYGVFDEQKSVDLIQETLKRGINYIETGPWYGQGTSERTIGKALKGIPRDSYYIGSKVGRYEKETAKMFDFSAEKTEVGLNNTLDLLGLDYVDLIQVHDVTFAPDISVVLKETLPTLERAVRDGKARYIGIADYDIDVMQELVEESEVKISSILSYAKSTLFDNRLQNYTKYFKDKGIGIINAAATGMGLLTNKGPEPWHPASDDIRAVCKCASEYCKKYNVELARIATWFTLNQPGIDTNICGFWNIEQMSDTVDVMEKGLTDLEERILKEVQTRFFDKITLHWDHVELPVYKEKLNQIYKD, from the exons AGTTTTCGATGAACAAAAATCCGTAGATCTTATTCAAGAAACTTTGAAGCGgggaataaattatatagaaacCGGTCCCTGGTATGGACAAGGAACTTCAGAACGAACTATTGGAAAG gcCCTTAAAGGAATACCAAGAGATTCCTATTACATTGGCAGTAAAGTTGGAAGATATGAGAAAGAAACCGCAAAGATGTTCGACTTTTCGGCCGAAAAAACCGAAGTAGGCTTGAATAACACGCTCGATCTTCTCGGCTTAGATTACGTTGATTTGATTCAG GTCCATGACGTAACATTCGCTCCAGATATATCGGTCGTCTTGAAAGAAACGTTACCCACTCTTGAGCGTGCTGTGAGGGACGGTAAAGCACGTTACATTGGAATTGCTGACTATGATATAGACGTTATGCAAGAACTTGTCGAAGAATCAGAGGTCAAAATATCGTCAATATTATCTTACGCAAAATCAACACTGTTCGATAATCGATTACAGAActacacaaaatatttcaag GATAAAGGAATTGGTATTATTAACGCTGCAGCCACCGGCATGGGGCTTCTAACAAATAAAGGTCCCGAACCATGGCATCCCGCTAGCGATGACATAAGAGCTGTCTGTAAATGCGCATCGGAATATTGTAAG AAATACAATGTAGAGCTGGCACGAATAGCGACATGGTTTACTCTTAACCAACCAGGTATAGATACAAACATCTGTGGATTTTGGAACATTGAGCAAATGAGTGACACCGTCGATGTCATGGAAAAGGGTCTGACAGACTTAGAAGAGAGAATATTGAAAGAAGTACAGACCAG attCTTTGACAAGATCACACTCCACTGGGATCACGTCGAACTACCagtctataaagaaaaattgaatcaaatatataaggaTTAA